One window of Pseudomonas urmiensis genomic DNA carries:
- a CDS encoding FdhF/YdeP family oxidoreductase gives MTSHQQLPQEQITPRYKPYHGAAGGWGALRSVAKAWVASDNALKNIRALLKTNQNGGFDCPGCAWGDSPESGMVKFCENGAKAVNWEATKRRVDAAFFARHSVTSLLEQSDYWLEYQGRLTEPMVYDPASDRYQPIDWDSAFALIARHLNNLATPDQAEFYTSGRASNEAAFLYQLFVRAYGTNNFPDCSNMCHEASGVALGQSVGVGKGTVTFDDFEHADAIFVWGQNPGTNHPRMLDPLRDAVKRGAQVVCVNPLKERGLERFQHPQNPLEMLTNSDRPTNTAYFRPALGGDMALLRGMAKFLLQWEREAQAKGEPAIFDHVFIAEHGHGINEYLAVVDATPWEQLQAQSGLTLAEIEQAARMYCKGKRVIMCWAMGITQHRHSVPTIQEIVNLMLLRGNIGLPGAGLCPVRGHSNVQGDRTMGINERPPALLLDALQKRFDFAVPRHNGHNTVEAIHAMLEGRAKVFIGLGGNFAQATPDSERTARALRNCELTVHISTKLNRSHLVHGKQALILPCLGRTDIDLQAEGPQAVTVEDSFSMVHASNGQLHPLSKQMRSEPSVVAGIAAATLGKQPVDWNWLVADYDRIRELIADTIPGFANFNQRLRHPGGFYLGNSAGSRQWQTATKRANFKANLLPDSLLDPRVRASGQLPDLIMQSMRSHDQYNTTIYGLDDRYRGVKAQRDVLFVNEADIIRLGFAPGQKVDIVSLWDDGLERRVQGFTLLAYDIPAGQAAAYYPEVNPLVPLESIGDGSHTPTSKFVAIKLERAGDSGRII, from the coding sequence GTGACCTCGCATCAGCAACTCCCACAAGAACAAATCACTCCCCGCTACAAGCCCTACCACGGCGCCGCCGGAGGCTGGGGCGCCTTGCGCAGCGTGGCCAAGGCCTGGGTCGCCAGCGACAACGCGCTGAAGAACATCCGCGCGCTGCTCAAGACCAACCAGAACGGCGGCTTCGACTGCCCGGGCTGCGCCTGGGGCGACTCGCCGGAAAGCGGCATGGTCAAGTTCTGCGAGAACGGCGCCAAGGCAGTCAACTGGGAAGCTACAAAGCGCCGCGTCGATGCGGCGTTCTTCGCCCGGCATAGCGTCACTTCGTTGCTCGAGCAGAGCGACTACTGGCTGGAGTACCAGGGCAGGCTCACCGAGCCGATGGTCTATGACCCAGCCAGCGACCGCTACCAGCCGATCGACTGGGACAGCGCGTTCGCCTTGATCGCCCGCCATCTGAACAACCTGGCCACCCCCGACCAAGCCGAGTTCTACACCTCCGGCCGGGCCAGCAATGAGGCGGCGTTCCTCTATCAGCTGTTCGTCCGCGCCTATGGCACCAACAACTTCCCTGACTGCTCGAACATGTGTCACGAGGCCAGCGGGGTCGCCTTGGGCCAGAGCGTCGGGGTCGGCAAAGGCACGGTGACGTTCGATGATTTCGAGCACGCCGACGCGATCTTCGTCTGGGGCCAGAACCCGGGTACCAACCACCCGCGCATGCTCGATCCGCTGCGCGATGCGGTAAAGCGCGGTGCCCAGGTGGTCTGCGTCAACCCGCTCAAGGAACGTGGCCTGGAGCGCTTCCAGCACCCGCAGAACCCGCTGGAGATGCTCACCAACAGCGACCGGCCTACCAACACCGCCTATTTCCGCCCAGCCCTGGGAGGCGACATGGCGCTGCTGCGCGGCATGGCCAAGTTCCTCTTGCAGTGGGAGCGCGAGGCCCAGGCCAAGGGTGAACCAGCGATTTTCGATCATGTGTTCATCGCTGAACATGGCCACGGCATCAATGAATACCTGGCCGTGGTCGATGCCACCCCCTGGGAGCAATTGCAGGCCCAATCTGGCCTGACCTTGGCCGAGATCGAACAAGCGGCGCGCATGTACTGCAAAGGCAAGCGGGTGATCATGTGCTGGGCGATGGGCATCACCCAGCACCGTCACTCGGTGCCGACCATCCAGGAAATCGTCAACCTGATGCTGCTGCGCGGCAACATTGGCCTGCCAGGTGCAGGTTTGTGCCCGGTGCGTGGCCACAGCAACGTGCAGGGCGACCGCACCATGGGCATCAACGAGCGGCCACCGGCATTGCTGCTCGATGCCCTGCAAAAGCGCTTCGACTTCGCCGTGCCGCGCCACAACGGCCACAACACGGTCGAGGCGATCCACGCCATGCTCGAAGGTCGAGCCAAGGTCTTCATCGGCCTGGGCGGTAACTTCGCCCAAGCCACCCCGGACAGCGAGCGTACGGCTCGCGCCCTGCGCAATTGCGAGCTGACCGTGCACATCAGCACCAAGCTCAACCGCAGCCATTTGGTCCATGGCAAGCAGGCACTGATCCTGCCATGCCTGGGGCGTACCGATATCGACCTGCAAGCCGAAGGCCCGCAAGCGGTGACGGTGGAAGATTCGTTCAGCATGGTGCATGCCTCCAATGGCCAGCTGCACCCACTGTCAAAACAGATGCGCTCGGAGCCTTCGGTGGTCGCCGGTATCGCTGCCGCCACGCTGGGCAAGCAGCCGGTCGACTGGAACTGGTTGGTAGCCGACTACGACCGCATTCGCGAGCTGATCGCCGACACCATTCCAGGCTTTGCCAATTTCAACCAACGCCTGCGCCATCCTGGTGGTTTCTACCTGGGCAACAGCGCTGGCAGCCGCCAATGGCAAACCGCGACCAAGCGAGCCAACTTCAAGGCCAACCTGTTGCCCGACAGCTTGCTCGACCCACGCGTGCGCGCCAGCGGCCAGCTACCAGACCTGATCATGCAATCGATGCGCTCGCATGATCAGTACAACACCACCATCTATGGCTTGGACGATCGCTATCGCGGCGTCAAAGCGCAGCGCGATGTGCTGTTCGTCAATGAGGCCGACATCATTCGCCTTGGCTTCGCGCCGGGGCAGAAGGTGGATATCGTCTCGCTGTGGGACGATGGGCTTGAACGTCGGGTGCAGGGCTTCACGCTGTTGGCCTATGACATCCCGGCAGGCCAGGCAGCGGCTTACTATCCAGAAGTGAACCCGCTGGTGC